TCTTCCAAAGCGCCGCCCTGTTTGACTCCTTGACCGTGGCCGAGAACGTCGCGTTTCTCCTCCGGCGGGAACGAAAGCTTTCCAGCCAGGAAATCTTCCGGCGCGTGGACGAAACGCTGGAGATGGTCGATTTGCCCGGCACCCAGTCGAAAAAGCCGGCGGAACTTTCCGGCGGCATGCGCAAACGCGTCGGCCTGGCGCGCGCGATTGTTTATCGGCCGGAAATTGTGCTGTATGATGAACCGACGACGGGCCTGGATCCGGTGGTGGCGGACAGCATCGACCAACTGATCTTGCGCGTGTGCGAGCGCCTGGCCGTGACCTCCGTGGTGGTCACGCACGATATGCGCAGCGCCCGGCGCGTGGGCAATCGCATCCTGATGCTGCATCAGGGGCGCATTCATGCGTCGGGCACGCCGGACGAGATCTTCGATTCCAAAGATCCGGTCGTTCACCGGTTCGTCACCGGGATTTCCGATCCGAAAGAGCACTTGTTTTGATATGAGCCAGTCACGTCTGGAGTGGAAAGTCGGGCTGTTCGTCCTTGTCGCGCTGGGCCTGATGGCCGCGGTCATCCTCAAGTTCAGCAAGGGCACCTCTGTGTTCGAAGCGACCTACGAAGTCACCATGCGGACCAAGAACGTCAGCGGGTTGATCGAAGGCGCAGCCGTGCTCATGGCCGGAGTCCCGGTGGGCCACGTGGCGGACATCGATCTCAGTCCGGGCGGGACCAATGCCATCGTGCGGCTGCAAATCCTGAAGTCGCATCCCATCCACCGCGACGCGGATTTCTCGATCAAACAAGCAGGCTTCCTGGGCGATTGCTTTGTCTCCGTCGTTCCCACGGCAAACGCCCTCAGGCTCTTGCAGAACGGCGACGAGGTCGAAAGCGAAGAGCCTTTCGACCTCCAGGAAATGGCGCGGTCCGCCGCCGGCCTGCTCCAGCGCGTGGATGATACGGCCAAAAAGCTCAACGACGCCGTCAAACGAATCGACGGCACGTTGTTCGCGGAGAACACGCTTTCCAACCTCACCGCTACGGTGTCCAATTTTCGCCAGGTTTCCGAACGGGCGCTGAACACTCTGGACGGGGTGGATCAATTCGTGCGGACCAACACGCATCCGTTGAGCGCGTCCGTGAGCAACCTGGTGGCCTTCTCCGAGCAATTGAGCCAGACGGCGAAAGAGATTCGCCTGACCGTTGCCACGAACCGTTCCGAAGTGAACGCCATCATAAAAAACATTGAATCCGCCAGCGGCGAAGTGGATAAACTGGTGAGCGATCTGCAAACCGGCCGAGGGCTGGCGGGGCGACTCCTGAAAGACGGGCAGTTGGAGCAGGAGTTTTTGGCGACCATGAATAATCTGAGTCTGTTGAGCAGCAATCTGGGCCGGTTCGGTCTCTTCTGGAAACCGAAAGCAAGACCGTCGCGCGCCACGCCGGCGGCGCCGCCCCTGGGCCGGAACCCTCTTCCATAACATGTCACTCTGGGTCGTCCGCATCTTGTTTTTGTTGCTTTGCACCGCCGGGGGCTACGCCATCAGCCAGG
Above is a genomic segment from Verrucomicrobiota bacterium containing:
- a CDS encoding ABC transporter ATP-binding protein; amino-acid sequence: MIEARALQKSFGSHRVLDGVTFRIERGESVVIIGRSGGGKSILLKHIVGLLAPDAGDMLIDGENIAGMNERQLLQVRRKFGMLFQSAALFDSLTVAENVAFLLRRERKLSSQEIFRRVDETLEMVDLPGTQSKKPAELSGGMRKRVGLARAIVYRPEIVLYDEPTTGLDPVVADSIDQLILRVCERLAVTSVVVTHDMRSARRVGNRILMLHQGRIHASGTPDEIFDSKDPVVHRFVTGISDPKEHLF
- a CDS encoding MCE family protein, encoding MRRARRTRSSIPKIRSFTGSSPGFPIRKSTCFDMSQSRLEWKVGLFVLVALGLMAAVILKFSKGTSVFEATYEVTMRTKNVSGLIEGAAVLMAGVPVGHVADIDLSPGGTNAIVRLQILKSHPIHRDADFSIKQAGFLGDCFVSVVPTANALRLLQNGDEVESEEPFDLQEMARSAAGLLQRVDDTAKKLNDAVKRIDGTLFAENTLSNLTATVSNFRQVSERALNTLDGVDQFVRTNTHPLSASVSNLVAFSEQLSQTAKEIRLTVATNRSEVNAIIKNIESASGEVDKLVSDLQTGRGLAGRLLKDGQLEQEFLATMNNLSLLSSNLGRFGLFWKPKARPSRATPAAPPLGRNPLP